In the Pithys albifrons albifrons isolate INPA30051 chromosome 3, PitAlb_v1, whole genome shotgun sequence genome, one interval contains:
- the GNL3 gene encoding guanine nucleotide-binding protein-like 3, protein MRRPKLRKASKRLSCHKRYKIQKKIREHHRKVRKEAKKRGHKKKPKKDPGVPSAAPFKEELLREAEQRKQRLEELKQKQKLNRQKEHEKKRKLEAKKNAAKIKEKAEGKESSGKSKGKTKKQLNKNSKKSFCRELNRVLEASDVVLEVLDARDPMGCRCPQLEEAVTSSGGNKKLLLVLNKIDLVPKDNLEKWLNYLKKELPTVAFKSATLMKDKSTQEQFTKRRARVDLSKTSQCFGTKCLLKLLQEHGKTQNKAIQVGVVGFPNVGKSSIINSLKGVRACNVSIARGITKSMQTVHIDKQTKMLDSPSIIADPSNSALALALRSIIDTEESGSADVLEGINAIINHCSKQQVMMHYSMPDFRNPEEFLSLLAQKRGMLKKGGVPDIENVAKLVLCDWTGGKMSYHSQPPGSQTPPPYLTEQKIAEMQKGFNLKNLEEENSNTVQALKYPSPANSIVFQSAGMTNGTIEENKVIEGGSEWKNMGRAEEEEEEEEEEEEEEEEDEEDEEEEFTESDDDQDDMEEEHDVKEESKVQVTRKAKLGKQQANPTNSEEQMAEGEHSTSLSFSLDKPAEEDDAYDFNTDYV, encoded by the exons ATGAGGAGACCGA AGCTGCGCAAGGCAAGCAAGAGGCTGAGCTGCCACAAGCGCTACAAGATCCAGAAGAAG ATCAGAGAGCACCACCGAAAGGTCAGGAAGGAGGCCAAGAAACGTGGGcacaaaaaaaagcccaagaaaGATCCCGGAGTCCCCAGTGCTGCACCGTTTAAGGAGGAGCTTCTACGGGAAGCAGAGCAAAGAAAGCAGAGG CTTGAAGAACTGAAGCAAAAGCAGAAGCTGAACAGGCAGAAAGAACATgaaaagaagaggaagctgGAAGCTAAAAAGAATGCAGctaaaatcaaggaaaaagcagaaggaaag GAATCCTCTGGCAAATctaaaggaaagacaaaaaaacagCTGAATAAAAATTCGAAGAAGTCATTCTGCAGGGAGCTCAACAGG GTGCTTGAGGCCTCAGATGTGGTTCTGGAGGTTTTGGATGCAAGAGATCCAATGGGCTGCCGGTGTCCTCAGCTGGAGGAAGCTGTCACAAGCTCTGGAGGAAACAAAAAGCTGCTCTTGGTTCTGAACAAAATTG ATTTAGTGCCAAAGGACAACTTGGAGAAATGGTTGAATTATTTGAAGAAGGAGCTTCCAACAGTTGCTTTTAAATCAGCAACACTGATGAAGGACAAGAGCACG caggaacagttCACAAAAAGACGTGCACGTGTTGATTTATCAAAAACCTCCCAGTGTTTTGGAACCAAATGCCTTTTGAAACTGCTTCAAGAGCACGGCAAGACTCAAAACAAAGCCATTCAGGTTGGGGTAGTAG GTTTCCCTAACGTTGGAAAGAGCAGCATAATCAACAGCCTTAAAGGGGTGCGTGCTTGCAATGTTAGCATAGCAAGAGGCATTACCAA GTCCATGCAAACTGTGCACATTGATAAGCAGACAAAGATGCTGGACAGTCCAAGTATAATTGCAGATCCTTCCAACAGTGCCCTGGCTCTGGCTTTGAGAAGTATCATAGACACTGAAGAATCAGGCTCAGCAGATGTGCTGGAAGGAATAAATGCCATTATTAATCACTGCAGTAAGCAGCAG GTAATGATGCACTATAGTATGCCAGACTTCAGGAACCCTGAGGAGTTTTTATCTTTGCTTGCCCAGAAGAGGGGCATGCTGAAAAAGGGAGGTGTTCCTGACATAGAAAATGTAGCTAAATTGGTGCTCTGTGACTGGACAGG agGCAAAATGAGTTACCACTCACAACCTCCAGGATCTCAGACACCACCACCATATCTTACAGAACAAAAAATAGCAGAAATGCAGAAGGGCTTTAATTTAAAGAATCTAGAAGAAGAAAATAGCAACACTGTTCAAG CTTTAAAATACCCCAGTCCAGCAAACAGCATTGTTTTCCAGTCTGCTGGTATGACAAATGGGACAatagaggaaaataaagtaatagAGGGAGGATCAGAGTGGAAAAACATGGGAagagctgaggaggaggaggaagaggaagaagaggaggaagaggaagaagaagaagatgaggaagatgaggaggaggaattCACAGAAAGTGATGATGATCAGGATGATATGGAAGAAGAACATGATGTCAAAGAG GAAAGCAAAGTTCAGGTCACCAGGAAAGCAAAGCTTGGGAAACAACAAGCAAACCCTACAAACTCAGAAGAGCAGATGGCAG AAGGTGAACATTCCACTTCCCTGTCCTTCAGCCTAGATAAGCCAGCAGAGGAAGATGATGCCTATGACTTTAATACCGACTATGTGTAA